TCAACATTGACACTGCATAGTTAAAAACTCACCCGCATGCACATTTGGTTGACGAAAAACTATTTAATATGTATGTTTCGGATATATTTGAGAGCATACCTCCTTTAATAAAAGTTCATTTTAGGAAAATGATATTTTGGTTAAACAGTTTAAATGTGCCCAAACCAGTTGTGTGTTAAATTGTCATGTGTGTGTTGTTAATCTTTCTTTCTAAATAAAGAGGAAATTTGACATAAAGGTTTTACTTTCGCAGACTTGAATTCCATTTCGGGTTGTGGCAATTGCTGAACCCCTTTCACAGTCAAAGGAGGTAACACATCTGTTGTTGTCTCTGAGATAGTAATACGAGTCACACTGCTTACATGTGCGGGAATCTGTACAAACATCACATTGATCCACATGACAATCTGTAAATATATTGAACTATTATTACTGTTCTGTTTGTTGTATAATACATGATTTCATGTATGTCATTTTAAACGCACCACAACTTCAGGatgaatagaaaaaatattaatagaGGAAAATTCATCAACATCAAAATgaacttatttttatatggtacCTGTTAATGGTACGGTAGACATGTACTTGGAATGCGCAATTACGCCAATACTCGATCTAGATCCAAttcatgttataaaaatatatatttgttgtatataCTGTTGATTTCGACTTTCTAATTGTCAATTTTACTTAAGCAGTCACATACATTTAGGACTCTCAATGCTCTACAGCATGCATAATATCTATTTGTTGTATATACTGACCTGAACAATAGTTAACAGAGCTACAGAATTTTCCTTTACCACAATCTCTTGTGCATATCGTAATTCTAAAATGAAATCAAAACTCATTATAGACCAAGATTGATATTTCTCCGACGAAAACGACTacaacaagaaaataaaatgttgaatttcaaaatttgtaataTTTAGCTCTAAATGAAATAATATTGGGAAATCCATTAAAAGTATTTTCCCTTTAACATAACATCTTTTCGCTCACACAACTTGGTTATTAAGAAGTTAAACATTTTTGTCTCAATGCCATAGCTTCTCATAATAATGAAACATCAGAAACTCTTGTTGTAACCAAACATCGTCAGAGCGTTTGGTTTCTTTTCTTTAAACGTAAAGAGTCGCTATTTTTAAAAATGGTATACCATCGTtccaattattttcttttatgataattaagttttgctttttttttataccttaTGTCTTACTTGAAAATATTTGGTACGTAATTGTTAAAGCCGCCCTAATATAAGAagtctggtatatttgataaGATTTATTATTCAATTCTTGAAATGCAAAATCCCTTGTTTTCTGTTGCATTAACATTGGATGCCGCGCATTAATACTTATGCGCTCTTTGTGATGTTTCCATTATGGTTAATGGGTTTACTCCTGACCTTTTATCTGCCTATGTTTCtggattttcatttttttattatcgtCTTGGTGATACTGAAAATTCTACTGCAATTTGATGCTTTTTCATTGCTTAAACTGTTCGTTATTCCTTTCGATTCATATATAAACTTTTACTTCAGAAATGACTAGAATTTAAACATCCGAATTAACgacgcatttaaaaaaaacatcttcaTAAATTGCACCGATACATTGTAAAGGCAAGATATCATTTGATTTACACTTGTATAGTTCacaaatttttttattgttttctttaaaaaatggaACATTTCTGATATTTTATTGCTATTGTCGTACTTTCATTTTGCTTTAGTGCTGATTTGTATGTTGCTAGTTTTGGTTACAACTGTCTTTTGTTTTGATAATCTTTTTTGTTCTTATTATTTTGAGTTCGTTATAAATTCGTATATATCTAAAGCTGAGaatggaatggggaatgtgtcaaagagacaacaacccaaccatagaacagacaacagcagaaggtcccCAACAGGTggtcaatgcagcgagaaattcccgcacccggaggcgtccttcaactagcccataaacaaatatatactagttcagtgataataaacgccatcctaaactccaaattgtacacaagaaactaaaattaaaaataatacaagactaacaaaggccagaggctcctgacttaggacaggcgcaaaaatgcggcgtggTTAAAAAACCGTTTTattttctaaagtgaatatttttgaagggttaaatatttcgaaGTGGTGTCttgacatggctttgtttggacttgtttgtttgattttggacttgaatgtttgtccctaatattttattaacgatgcatttgcattcagatatcgcagatcaaatttattcgttcatagtgtattaatgtacgttttttgattgagtaaaGCCTGCCAActgatattttatcgtgtttttttctatgttgtgatgttatgctattgtttcagaaaaagggagaaggtttggatccattaaaacgtttaatcccgctgcaaatgtttgcacctgttctaagtcaggaatctgatgtacagtagttgtcgtttgtttatgtaatttatacgtgtttctcgtttctttttttttaaattttatatagattagaccgttggttttcccgtttgaatggttttacactagtaaatttggggcattttatagcttgttgttcggtgtgagccaaggctccgtgttaaaggccgtacattgacctataatggtttacttttatttaaattgttatttggatggagagttgtctcattggcactcacaccacatcttcctatatctattatgatatctcaaccctccccctatacctaacTGCTTTAATTGTTCTACCTGTTACTAGCTGAGTAGTAATTACAGAATCCCGCCTGACAGTTTGAACATCCCGAACTTGTACACTTAGCATCTAAGCATCCCGATGGACATGCTGTATAAAAGATAAACACGttaaaaacacattaaataaattCGTCGTAGATATCAGTCTACAACGCACTTAAATCACAATACAATGCTCTAATCAAAACAgctaaaaacaagaatgtgtccatagtacacgaatgccccactcgcactatcattttctatgttcagtggaccgtgaaattggggtcaaaactttaatttggaattaaaattagaaagatcatatcatagggaacatgtgtactaagtttcaagttgatgtaactttaacttcatcaaaaactaccttgaccaaaaactttaacctgaacttcgcactatcattttctatgttcagtggaccatgaaattggggtcaaaactataatttggcattaaaattagaaagatcatatcatggggaacaagtgtactaagtttcaagttgattggacttcaacttcttcaaaaactaccttgaccaaaaactttaacctgaagcggacggacgaacggaggcacagacggacggacggacgaacagaggcatagaccagaaaacataatgcccctctactatcgtgggtggggcataaaaagccaaaaaaaatgtaccaaattgaagagcactgaggaccaaatcCTCCCATGGTTCTGTCAAGTATTCCTGTAGTATAGAAATTTTACATGAAAATCAAAGACTTAACCTCCATTATTTGTTTTGAAACGGATAAACAATTTTGAATTCAGGTAAATGtagatcatttataaaatataaaattcaatgtAAAGTTCCTTTTTATCATGTTAATTTTATCACCACAAAATCAGTTTAGTCTTTGAAAAATATATCATGCATTTGATGTGTCTGTTCATTTTGCAATATAAATGCATACTAGCA
This sequence is a window from Mytilus edulis chromosome 1, xbMytEdul2.2, whole genome shotgun sequence. Protein-coding genes within it:
- the LOC139511433 gene encoding R-spondin-2-like isoform X1; protein product: MIFIFTVLIYSLADMTLISVLTIFLTIGRLSSGFLIDYACPSGCLDAKCTSSGCSNCQAGFCNYYSASNRITICTRDCGKGKFCSSVNYCSDCHVDQCDVCTDSRTCKQCDSYYYLRDNNRCVTSFDCERGSAIATTRNGIQVCETCHVQDCKRCIQTNSNRCEECEYLRYLDSSGSIDQCGTRSSCELFHGDPQYSGGKYVCLKN
- the LOC139511433 gene encoding uncharacterized protein isoform X2; translated protein: MLSVQVRDVQTVRRDSVITTQLVTELRYAQEIVVKENSVALLTIVQIVMWINVMFVQIPAHVSSVTRITISETTTDVLPPLTVKGVQQLPQPEMEFKSAKHAMFRTARDVSRLTQIDARSANI